Proteins co-encoded in one Arachis hypogaea cultivar Tifrunner chromosome 13, arahy.Tifrunner.gnm2.J5K5, whole genome shotgun sequence genomic window:
- the LOC112736170 gene encoding microtubule-associated protein RP/EB family member 1A isoform X1, whose product MATSIGIMDSAYFVGRNDILTWINNRLQLNLSRIEEAASGAVQCQIMDMTYPGVVPMHKVNFDAKTEYDMIQNYKILQEVFNKLKIDKHIEVNRLVKGRPLDNLEFLQWLKRYCDSVNGGIMNENYNPVERRCKGGKGGTSKILKSSKYLQTSAIYNAGSGDMLGPNRISVPKQSKSSRGAGGPNSSEIEALSKQVTDLNLSMDLLEKERDFYFAKLRDIEILCQAAEVENDTMSVAIRKILYATDTKESALDEAQDYLNENFNAADDEEEAEAADEEAAAKEETKA is encoded by the exons ATGGCGACGAGTATCGGCATTATGGATAGCGCTTATTTTGTCGGCAGAAACGATATTCTCACTTGGATCAACAACCGCCTTCAACTTAACCTCTCTCGCATTGAGGAA GCTGCATCTGGAGCTGTACAATGTCAGATAATGGATATGACATATCCAGGGGTTGTTCCAATGCACAAG GTGAATTTTGACGCAAAGACAGAATATGATATGATTCAGAATTACAAAATTCTGCAGGAAGTGTTCAACAAGCTGAAAATTGATAAA CATATTGAAGTTAACAGGCTAGTTAAAGGTCGACCTTTGGACAACTTAGAGTTTCTACAATGGCTGAAACGATACTGCGATTCTGTGAATGGCGGCATTATGAATGA GAATTATAATCCTGTGGAGCGTAGGTGTAAGGGTGGAAAGGGTGGAACTTCTAAAATTCTGAAGAGCTCAAAATACCTACAAACAAGTGCTATCTATAATGCTGGTTCAGGCGATATGCTGGGTCCCAATAGAATCTCTG TTCCCAAGCAATCAAAGTCAAGCAGAGGAGCAGGTGGGCCTAATTCTTCAGAAATTGAAGCATTGTCTAAGCag GTTACTGATCTCAATCTCTCGATGGATCTCTTGGAAAAAGAAAGAGACTTTTACTTTGCAAAACTAAGGGATATAGAAATTCTTTGTCAAGCCGCCGAAGTGGAGAATGATACT ATGTCTGTAGCAATTAGGAAGATTTTATATGCTACTGATACAAAGGAATCAGCACTAGATGAAGCCCAGGATTACCTTAACGAAAACTTCAATGCTGCTGACGATGAAGAGGAAGCTGAAGCTGCAGATGAAGAAGCTGCAGCTAAGGAAGAAACCAAAGCCTGA
- the LOC112736170 gene encoding microtubule-associated protein RP/EB family member 1A isoform X2, producing MDMTYPGVVPMHKVNFDAKTEYDMIQNYKILQEVFNKLKIDKHIEVNRLVKGRPLDNLEFLQWLKRYCDSVNGGIMNENYNPVERRCKGGKGGTSKILKSSKYLQTSAIYNAGSGDMLGPNRISVPKQSKSSRGAGGPNSSEIEALSKQVTDLNLSMDLLEKERDFYFAKLRDIEILCQAAEVENDTMSVAIRKILYATDTKESALDEAQDYLNENFNAADDEEEAEAADEEAAAKEETKA from the exons ATGGATATGACATATCCAGGGGTTGTTCCAATGCACAAG GTGAATTTTGACGCAAAGACAGAATATGATATGATTCAGAATTACAAAATTCTGCAGGAAGTGTTCAACAAGCTGAAAATTGATAAA CATATTGAAGTTAACAGGCTAGTTAAAGGTCGACCTTTGGACAACTTAGAGTTTCTACAATGGCTGAAACGATACTGCGATTCTGTGAATGGCGGCATTATGAATGA GAATTATAATCCTGTGGAGCGTAGGTGTAAGGGTGGAAAGGGTGGAACTTCTAAAATTCTGAAGAGCTCAAAATACCTACAAACAAGTGCTATCTATAATGCTGGTTCAGGCGATATGCTGGGTCCCAATAGAATCTCTG TTCCCAAGCAATCAAAGTCAAGCAGAGGAGCAGGTGGGCCTAATTCTTCAGAAATTGAAGCATTGTCTAAGCag GTTACTGATCTCAATCTCTCGATGGATCTCTTGGAAAAAGAAAGAGACTTTTACTTTGCAAAACTAAGGGATATAGAAATTCTTTGTCAAGCCGCCGAAGTGGAGAATGATACT ATGTCTGTAGCAATTAGGAAGATTTTATATGCTACTGATACAAAGGAATCAGCACTAGATGAAGCCCAGGATTACCTTAACGAAAACTTCAATGCTGCTGACGATGAAGAGGAAGCTGAAGCTGCAGATGAAGAAGCTGCAGCTAAGGAAGAAACCAAAGCCTGA
- the LOC112736171 gene encoding uncharacterized protein At5g39865 codes for MGCVSSNLLNHEDDFAQLGTSALGVGHHIVSLTSTTYGLLTLDPPSSTTTPSTLSEPPEVINSWELMEGLDADSFRFSPLPLPPPKPKPKPSSEKENLDPFERICPPSGENRVVIYTTTLRGVRSTFEACCAVRTAFEAFGVSFCERDVSMDSGFKQELRDLLKGKEREETVPPRVFVKGFYVGGAEEMLRVAEEGLLGELLEGLPRKKMGAVCDGCGDMRFLPCFRCNGSCKTAVLLKEEGHKGRTVVIKCAHCNENGLVVCPICS; via the coding sequence ATGGGATGCGTATCTTCAAACCTCCTCAACCATGAAGACGACTTCGCCCAGCTGGGTACCTCCGCACTCGGCGTTGGCCACCACATCGTGTCCCTCACATCCACCACCTATGGCCTCCTCACTCTTGACCCaccctcctccaccaccacccctTCCACCCTGTCCGAACCTCCAGAGGTCATCAACTCCTGGGAGCTGATGGAAGGCCTCGACGCCGACAGCTTCCGCTTCTCTCCACTCCCACTCCCTCCCCCAAAACCCAAACCCAAACCCTCCTCCGAGAAAGAGAACCTGGACCCCTTCGAGAGGATATGCCCTCCCAGCGGCGAGAACAGAGTGGTGATCTACACCACCACCTTGAGGGGAGTGAGGAGCACCTTCGAGGCCTGCTGCGCTGTTAGGACGGCTTTTGAGGCCTTCGGGGTGTCCTTCTGCGAGCGTGACGTGTCCATGGACAGCGGCTTCAAGCAGGAGCTGAGGGACCTTCTGAAGGGGAAGGAGAGGGAGGAAACGGTGCCTCCCAGGGTGTTCGTCAAGGGCTTCTATGTGGGTGGCGCCGAGGAGATGCTGAGGGTGGCGGAGGAGGGACTGCTGGGGGAGCTGCTGGAAGGCCTTCCGAGGAAGAAGATGGGTGCTGTGTGTGACGGCTGCGGGGACATGAGGTTCTTGCCCTGTTTCCGGTGCAACGGCAGCTGCAAGACAGCGGTGCTCCTCAAGGAAGAAGGCCACAAGGGGAGGACAGTTGTCATCAAGTGTGCTCATTGCAATGAGAATGGCTTAGTGGTATGCCCAATTTGTAGCTAA
- the LOC112736168 gene encoding probable methyltransferase PMT2, protein MVTKGNPGDNRNNKGPMPVFTAVGLCAFFYILGVWQRSGFGKGDSIAVAINRETDCSVLSDLSYESHRDGEAGAPDAPEGGVKEFKPCDDQYIDYTPCHDQRRAMTFPRENMMYRERHCPPQEEKLYCLIPAPRGYATPFPWPKSRDYVPYANAPYKSLTVEKAVQNWIQYEGNVFRFPGGGTQFPQGADAYIDELASVIPLDNGMVRTALDTGCGVASWGAYLFKKNVVTMSIAPRDSHEAQVQFALERGVPAIIGVLGTIMLPFPSGSFDMAHCSRCLIPWGGNDGIYMKEVDRVLRPGGYWILSGPPISWRNSYRAWQRPEDELEEEQRQIEDIAKLLCWEKRHEKGEIAIWRKRLNTDECTEQEAQSSTCDATNASDVWYKKMENCITPTKTNGSWKPFPERLNAIPSRITSGSVPGLSVEIFEDDNRSWKKHVNAYKRVNKIIDSGRYRNIMDMNAGLGSFAAAMDSPKLWVMNVVPTIAEKANLGVIFERGLIGIYHDWCEAFSTYPRTYDLIHANAVFSLYKNECGAEDILLEMDRILRPEGAVIIRDDVGVLMRVKRIVRGMRWKTRMVDNEDGPLVSEKVLFAVKRYWVAGDNSTSSL, encoded by the exons ATGGTTACAAAAGGGAACCCGGGAGACAACAGAAACAATAAGGGTCCCATGCCTGTTTTCACGGCAGTTGGCTTGTGTGCTTTCTTCTATATATTAGGTGTATGGCAGCGGAGTGGTTTTGGAAAGGGAGACAGCATAGCGGTGGCAATTAACAGAGAAACGGATTGCAGTGTTCTGAGTGATCTTAGCTATGAATCCCATCGCGATGGTGAAGCTGGAGCGCCTGATGCTCCCGAAGGAGGAGTCAAGGAGTTCAAGCCATGTGATGATCAATACATTGATTATACTCCTTGTCATGATCAAAGACGAGCAATGACATTCCCCCGCGAAAATATGATGTATAGAGAAAGGCATTGTCCTCCTCAAGAAGAAAAACTTTATTGTCTCATACCAGCTCCTAGAGGATATGCAACCCCATTTCCATGGCCCAAGAGCCGTGATTATGTTCCCTATGCGAATGCCCCTTACAAGAGCTTGACAGTCGAGAAGGCTGTGCAAAACTGGATACAATATGAAGGAAATGTTTTCAGGTTTCCTGGTGGAGGCACACAGTTTCCCCAAGGTGCTGATGCTTATATTGATGAACTAGCATCTGTTATTCCACTCGACAATGGCATGGTTAGAACTGCTTTAGATACTGGTTGTGGG GTTGCTAGTTGGGGGGCATACCTGTTTAAGAAAAATGTTGTTACAATGTCAATTGCACCAAGGGACTCTCATGAAGCACAAGTGCAATTTGCTTTAGAAAGAGGTGTTCCGGCTATCATTGGCGTTCTTGGAACCATCATGTTGCCTTTCCCTTCTGGATCATTTGACATGGCACATTGTTCTCGCTGTTTGATTCCATGGGGTGGAAATG ATGGTATATATATGAAGGAGGTTGATCGAGTTCTTAGACCTGGTGGTTACTGGATCCTTTCTGGCCCTCCAATCAGCTGGAGGAATAGCTACCGAGCATGGCAGCGTCCTGAAGATGAGCTTGAGGAGGAGCAAAGGCAGATTGAGGATATTGCTAAACTTCTTTGTTGGGAAAAGAGACATGAGAAGGGTGAAATCGCTATATGGAGAAAAAGATTAAATACTGATGAATGCACTGAACAAGAAGCTCAATCTTCAACATGTGATGCTACAAATGCCAGTGATGTCtg GTACAAAAAGATGGAAAATTGTATAACTCCTACTAAAACTAATGGTTCGTGGAAGCCATTCCCAGAGAGACTCAATGCTATTCCTTCCAGAATAACAAGTGGATCTGTTCCTGGTCTATCTGTAGAGATATTTGAGGATGATAATCGATCATGGAAGAAGCATGTAAACGCTTATAAGCGGGTCAACAAAATCATTGACTCGGGAAGGTATCGCAACATAATGGACATGAATGCTGGTCTGGGGAGTTTTGCTGCTGCCATGGACTCTCCGAAATTATGGGTTATGAATGTTGTGCCTACAATCGCAGAGAAAGCTAACCTTGGTGTTATATTTGAGCGTGGATTGATTGGCATTTATCACGATTG GTGCGAAGCCTTCTCCACATATCCCAGGACCTATGACCTAATCCATGCAAATGCTGTTTTCAGCTtatacaagaatga GTGCGGCGCAGAAGACATTTTATTGGAGATGGATCGTATATTACGGCCTGAAGGAGCTGTAATAATTCGAGATGATGTTGGCGTGCTAATGCGGGTGAAGAGAATTGTGAGAGGAATGAGGTGGAAAACGAGAATGGTGGATAACGAGGATGGTCCATTGGTTTCAGAGAAGGTTTTGTTTGCAGTCAAGCGGTATTGGGTTGCAGGTGACAACAGTACAAGCTCACTGTGA